In Blastopirellula sp. J2-11, a single genomic region encodes these proteins:
- a CDS encoding efflux RND transporter permease subunit, with the protein MIDALLTNPVKVAVGVLLVSLFGVVALLRMPMQLTPEVETPTLTVETKWTGASPQEVEQEIIVEQEEQLKSVEGISKMTSESADSKGTITLEFLIGTNMSEALLLVNSRLAQVPDYPEDADQPVITTSNASDKPIAWFMLSARMPSEAQYAKFVSEHPDQAEALKQARATENPAVLMVRLRKLALTYPEYVKLLPPPIFNEQQLDAFAYAHPPLAPELTKARDEVDNNAELLYRLQLLAQDYPEFIELCSPKQFDVMNYRRFAEDEIEARFERVSGVSQSNVNGGLEDELQVIVDPELLASRQITIADVRRVLVSQNQDTSAGDFWEGKRRYVVRALGQFKSPEQVEYQLLAVRDGAPVFVRDVARVELGHKKPDSVVRRFGESSIAINCMRETGANVLDVMDGLQATMNMLNDGVLKDNNLELTQVYDETDYIKSSIRLVQENIFVGGALTMCVLMLFLHLGARTLILIPFAMASAIASAYLSPWWFVLCMAILIGSGFWFARGALVVALAIPISIVGTFLILGALGRSLNVISLAGMAFAVGMLVDNAVVVLENIYTYYSKGYSPLAAAARGTSEVWGAVFASTATTVAVFLPVVFVQEEAGQLFADIALAISAAVALSLVVSITVIPVAASRLFSKDDDKNRDANKQIGEKRNAPSDIAADGHRMGTVERTISHTGQRMVNGIVGLNRWFQHGVLRRLVLISAITAGAIFLCWAFWPKVEYLPNGNRNLVFGVLLPPPGYNLDQLMELGEVVEADLKPYWDVNPTDPDFNQGEFPAIRDFFFVARGRQVFMGLRSYDEQRVADLIPLIQKVSGKLPGTFAVASQSSLFERGLTGGRKIEIEITGPELPKLVTLGGGILRQSAQLIPNSQIRPVPSLDLSSPEVHVTPRWVQAADIGLSSTDMGYAVNALVDGAYAGDYFLEGKKIDVTIKGETRFADATQKIEALPVATPLGSIVPLGAIANIEINSGPEQVNHRERLRSIIIEVTPPPSVPLEEAMDLITSDIIKPLEASGELGQEYRINLAGTADKLGKTWTSLRFNLMLALLITYLLMAALFESWLYPFVIIFSVPLGAAGGILGLSLLNVFVLQSLDVLTMLGFVILIGTVVNNPILIVHQALNHMREDGMKLDEAVLESVGSRIRPIFMTTTTTVLGLMPLVMFPGSGSELYRGLGSVVLGGLILSTIFTLVLVPSLFSLTVETYEALVRMIWGKKGKLETPRVTRALPDTSHESLQETVHDFVLTDQGTNGANGSHGKNGTNGTSQTESEKTQHGS; encoded by the coding sequence ATGATCGACGCACTCCTCACAAACCCTGTCAAAGTCGCGGTCGGCGTCTTGCTGGTCTCGCTCTTCGGCGTGGTGGCGCTGCTCCGCATGCCGATGCAGCTGACGCCGGAAGTGGAAACTCCCACGTTGACCGTCGAAACCAAATGGACCGGCGCCAGCCCCCAAGAGGTCGAACAAGAGATCATCGTTGAGCAGGAAGAGCAACTGAAAAGCGTCGAAGGCATCAGCAAGATGACCTCCGAAAGCGCTGACTCGAAAGGGACGATCACGCTTGAGTTTCTGATCGGCACCAACATGAGCGAAGCCCTGTTGTTGGTCAACAGTCGCCTGGCTCAAGTTCCTGACTACCCAGAAGACGCCGATCAGCCGGTCATCACCACCAGCAACGCGTCCGACAAACCGATCGCCTGGTTCATGCTCAGCGCGCGGATGCCGAGCGAAGCCCAATACGCGAAGTTTGTCAGCGAACATCCCGATCAAGCGGAAGCCTTAAAACAGGCCCGCGCCACCGAAAACCCAGCCGTTTTGATGGTTCGCTTACGGAAGCTCGCGCTCACGTATCCCGAATATGTCAAGCTGCTCCCTCCCCCCATTTTTAATGAACAACAGCTGGACGCTTTCGCCTACGCGCATCCTCCGCTTGCGCCCGAACTGACGAAGGCCCGCGACGAAGTCGACAACAACGCCGAACTCCTCTATCGCTTGCAACTGCTGGCCCAAGATTACCCCGAATTCATCGAGCTTTGCTCTCCCAAGCAGTTCGACGTGATGAACTATCGCCGCTTCGCTGAGGATGAAATTGAAGCGCGATTCGAGCGCGTCTCCGGCGTTTCGCAATCCAACGTCAACGGCGGTCTGGAAGACGAACTGCAGGTGATCGTCGATCCCGAACTGCTCGCTTCTCGCCAAATCACCATCGCCGACGTTCGCCGCGTTCTGGTTAGTCAAAACCAAGACACGTCGGCTGGCGACTTCTGGGAAGGAAAACGCCGCTACGTCGTGCGTGCCCTCGGTCAATTTAAATCGCCGGAACAGGTCGAGTACCAATTACTCGCCGTTCGTGACGGAGCCCCCGTTTTTGTCCGCGATGTGGCGCGTGTCGAACTGGGACACAAGAAGCCCGATAGCGTCGTTCGCCGCTTTGGCGAATCGAGCATCGCGATCAACTGCATGCGCGAAACCGGCGCCAACGTGCTCGATGTCATGGATGGCCTGCAGGCGACCATGAATATGCTGAACGACGGCGTGCTGAAAGACAACAACCTTGAATTGACCCAAGTCTATGACGAGACCGACTACATCAAGTCGTCGATCCGGCTGGTGCAAGAGAATATCTTTGTCGGCGGCGCCCTGACGATGTGCGTGCTGATGCTCTTTTTGCACCTGGGCGCACGGACGCTGATTTTGATTCCGTTCGCCATGGCGTCGGCGATCGCGTCGGCATATCTCAGCCCCTGGTGGTTTGTCCTCTGCATGGCGATTTTGATCGGTTCCGGTTTCTGGTTCGCTCGTGGAGCGTTGGTCGTCGCACTGGCGATTCCGATCAGTATCGTCGGCACCTTTTTGATCCTGGGCGCCTTGGGGCGATCGTTGAACGTGATTAGTCTCGCCGGCATGGCGTTCGCCGTCGGGATGCTCGTCGACAATGCGGTCGTCGTGCTCGAGAATATTTACACCTATTACTCGAAGGGCTATTCGCCGCTGGCGGCGGCCGCGCGAGGAACGTCGGAAGTGTGGGGCGCCGTGTTCGCGTCGACCGCAACGACCGTCGCCGTGTTTCTGCCGGTCGTCTTCGTCCAGGAAGAAGCGGGACAGTTGTTCGCCGACATCGCGCTTGCGATCAGCGCCGCGGTCGCTCTGTCGCTGGTCGTATCGATCACCGTCATTCCAGTCGCCGCGTCCCGTCTCTTCAGCAAAGACGATGACAAAAACAGAGACGCCAACAAGCAAATCGGCGAGAAGCGAAACGCGCCTTCGGACATCGCCGCCGACGGTCATCGCATGGGGACCGTCGAACGTACGATCTCGCATACCGGCCAACGAATGGTCAACGGCATCGTCGGCCTCAATCGCTGGTTCCAGCATGGCGTCCTTCGCCGTCTGGTTTTGATTTCGGCCATTACCGCTGGCGCTATTTTCCTTTGCTGGGCGTTTTGGCCCAAGGTCGAATACTTGCCCAACGGCAATCGCAACCTGGTCTTCGGCGTGTTGTTGCCGCCGCCCGGCTACAATCTCGATCAGCTGATGGAACTGGGCGAAGTGGTCGAGGCCGACCTGAAACCATACTGGGACGTCAACCCGACCGATCCCGACTTCAATCAAGGAGAATTCCCCGCGATCCGCGACTTCTTTTTCGTCGCTCGTGGTCGCCAGGTCTTCATGGGCTTGCGATCGTATGACGAGCAACGGGTCGCCGACTTGATCCCCCTGATTCAAAAAGTAAGCGGCAAGCTGCCGGGCACATTCGCGGTCGCGTCGCAGTCCAGCTTGTTTGAACGCGGGCTGACCGGCGGGCGCAAAATTGAAATCGAAATCACCGGTCCCGAACTGCCGAAACTGGTGACGCTGGGCGGAGGCATCTTGCGGCAATCGGCCCAGCTGATTCCTAATTCGCAGATTCGCCCGGTCCCCAGTCTCGACCTTTCCAGCCCCGAAGTCCATGTGACGCCGCGCTGGGTGCAAGCGGCCGACATCGGTCTTTCCAGCACTGACATGGGCTACGCGGTAAACGCGCTGGTCGACGGCGCCTATGCCGGCGATTACTTCCTGGAAGGGAAGAAAATCGACGTCACGATCAAAGGTGAAACGCGATTCGCCGACGCGACGCAAAAGATCGAAGCGTTGCCGGTCGCGACTCCGCTCGGCTCGATCGTGCCGCTGGGGGCGATCGCCAACATCGAAATCAACAGCGGTCCCGAACAGGTCAATCATCGCGAACGTCTCCGGTCGATCATCATCGAAGTAACTCCGCCGCCATCCGTTCCGCTGGAAGAGGCGATGGATTTGATCACGTCCGATATCATCAAACCGCTGGAAGCCAGCGGCGAATTGGGCCAAGAATATCGCATTAACCTGGCCGGCACCGCCGACAAGTTAGGCAAGACCTGGACCTCGCTTCGTTTCAATCTGATGTTGGCGCTGCTTATCACCTACCTGCTGATGGCGGCCTTGTTTGAGTCATGGCTCTACCCGTTCGTAATCATCTTCAGCGTGCCTCTAGGCGCCGCAGGCGGGATCCTGGGGCTGAGCCTATTGAACGTCTTTGTGCTGCAGTCGCTCGACGTGCTCACGATGCTCGGCTTCGTTATTTTGATCGGCACCGTGGTGAACAACCCGATTTTGATCGTGCATCAGGCGCTCAACCACATGCGCGAAGATGGCATGAAGCTGGACGAAGCGGTGCTGGAAAGCGTCGGCTCTCGTATTCGCCCGATCTTTATGACCACCACGACCACGGTGCTGGGTCTGATGCCGCTGGTGATGTTCCCCGGCTCCGGCAGCGAACTTTATCGCGGACTCGGCAGCGTGGTCCTGGGCGGTTTGATCCTTTCGACCATCTTTACCCTCGTGCTGGTCCCCAGCCTGTTTAGTCTGACGGTCGAAACTTACGAAGCGTTGGTCCGGATGATCTGGGGCAAAAAGGGTAAGCTCGAAACGCCGCGCGTCACCCGCGCATTGCCGGACACGTCGCACGAATCGCTGCAAGAGACGGTGCATGACTTTGTCCTTACGGATCAAGGAACCAATGGCGCCAACGGTTCGCACGGGAAAAATGGAACCAACGGCACGAGTCAAACTGAATCCGAAAAAACCCAGCACGGCAGCTAA
- a CDS encoding efflux RND transporter periplasmic adaptor subunit yields MTRSLFFSAMLAIASVTTALAQPAAPVVIAPLEEAEVSSSQAFVATVMPRREAVIGSAVAGRVSEFYFDEGDAVEAGQPIAQILTETIKLQIAAAKAELELRTAELEELKNGSREEELAQSKAEMMSAKARKDYLVARRNRTADLYETRRVSSKEEYDEAISAAEAASEAFNAAEAAHGLMVKGPRIEKIAQAQARVQVQEAVVGELEDKLKKYTIRSRFNGYISRKHTDVGSWAEQGADMVDVVELDEVDITAYVAEHHVPYVVLGAEVRIEVSAIPDRIFTGTVVAIVPQADVRTRTFPVKVRVTNEIQNGVPLLKAGMLARVQLPTGGTKQALLCPKDALVLGAGKAAVYITAPGPNNTTIVQLVPVQLGVTSGDRIEIIGQIPPGSQVVTRGNERLRPGQAINVLARTESLSSPTSTSRAPR; encoded by the coding sequence ATGACACGCTCTTTGTTCTTCAGCGCCATGTTGGCGATAGCGAGCGTCACGACAGCTCTAGCGCAGCCCGCCGCGCCGGTCGTGATCGCGCCGCTGGAAGAAGCGGAAGTTTCCTCCAGTCAGGCGTTTGTCGCCACCGTGATGCCGCGCCGCGAAGCGGTTATCGGCAGCGCCGTTGCGGGCCGCGTCTCGGAGTTCTACTTTGACGAAGGAGACGCCGTCGAAGCAGGGCAGCCGATCGCTCAAATCTTGACCGAAACGATCAAGTTGCAAATCGCCGCCGCCAAAGCGGAACTCGAACTTCGCACCGCCGAGTTGGAAGAACTGAAAAACGGCAGCCGTGAAGAAGAGCTCGCCCAGTCGAAAGCGGAAATGATGTCGGCCAAAGCGCGTAAGGACTATCTGGTCGCGCGCCGCAATCGAACCGCCGATCTCTACGAAACCCGCCGTGTCAGCTCCAAGGAAGAATATGACGAAGCGATCTCGGCCGCCGAAGCCGCCAGTGAAGCGTTCAACGCCGCCGAAGCGGCGCACGGCTTGATGGTGAAGGGACCGCGGATCGAGAAGATCGCCCAAGCCCAGGCTCGCGTTCAAGTGCAAGAGGCCGTCGTCGGCGAGCTCGAAGACAAACTGAAGAAGTACACGATACGCTCCCGCTTTAACGGCTATATCAGCCGCAAACATACCGACGTCGGCTCGTGGGCAGAGCAGGGCGCCGATATGGTCGATGTCGTAGAATTGGACGAAGTCGATATTACCGCCTATGTCGCCGAACACCATGTGCCGTACGTCGTTCTCGGCGCCGAAGTCCGCATTGAAGTCTCCGCGATTCCCGATCGCATCTTCACCGGAACCGTCGTCGCAATCGTCCCGCAAGCGGATGTCCGAACTCGCACTTTTCCGGTCAAAGTACGTGTGACCAACGAAATTCAAAACGGCGTGCCGTTGCTGAAAGCCGGCATGTTGGCTCGCGTTCAATTGCCAACCGGCGGAACCAAGCAAGCGCTGCTTTGCCCGAAAGACGCGCTGGTGCTTGGCGCCGGTAAAGCGGCCGTTTATATCACTGCCCCCGGCCCCAACAACACGACCATCGTGCAATTGGTTCCAGTCCAACTCGGCGTCACCAGCGGTGATCGGATCGAAATCATCGGGCAAATTCCTCCCGGCAGCCAAGTCGTCACGCGCGGTAACGAACGACTTCGTCCCGGTCAGGCGATCAATGTGCTCGCTCGCACCGAATCGCTCTCTAGTCCCACCTCCACTAGTCGCGCTCCGCGTTAA
- a CDS encoding MarR family winged helix-turn-helix transcriptional regulator → MDPLHYDFHASIGYWIGLTAHTMQQTLDERLAPFGITFRQFQVLAWLVHDRELTQADLAKRLMIEPPTLAGILCRMEAMGWIVRKTAANDRRRKLITVSPGAAPVWRQVVDCLIESRQEATAGMTRAEIDQLQSLLKRVLNNLSPPASSPTLLMDAALTTQQQESPQ, encoded by the coding sequence ATGGACCCTCTACACTACGACTTTCACGCGAGCATCGGTTATTGGATCGGGCTCACGGCGCATACGATGCAGCAAACGCTTGACGAGCGTTTGGCGCCGTTTGGCATTACGTTCCGCCAGTTTCAGGTTTTGGCCTGGCTGGTTCATGATCGCGAACTAACCCAGGCCGATCTCGCGAAGCGGCTGATGATCGAACCGCCGACCCTGGCGGGCATCTTGTGCCGCATGGAGGCGATGGGCTGGATCGTGCGGAAAACGGCCGCCAATGATCGCCGCCGCAAACTGATCACGGTTTCTCCCGGCGCCGCGCCGGTATGGCGACAAGTGGTCGACTGTCTGATTGAGTCGCGTCAGGAAGCGACCGCCGGCATGACGCGAGCAGAGATCGACCAGCTGCAATCGCTCTTGAAGCGAGTTCTGAACAACCTATCCCCACCCGCGTCCAGCCCCACGCTCTTGATGGACGCCGCTCTCACCACTCAGCAACAGGAATCGCCGCAATGA
- a CDS encoding PQQ-binding-like beta-propeller repeat protein, translated as MPSRILFSSLLTAAACLTILLTPTFAQAENWPDWRGPNNAGISHEKNLPTQWSKDQNVAWRVELPGAAGATPVIWGNHIFLTSVEGDNLVLLCLDTSGKQLWKKAVGSGNRVVRSDEGNSASPSPITDGKHVWCFFTTGDLACFDFAGKEIWKTNVQDRFGKFDIQFGMTSTPVLDNGKLYLQLIHSGGAKVVALNAETGAEVWQVKRKSDAYAECEHSYASPMIYDDGQLKFLLTHGADYSIAYDLESGKELWRVGGLHPPAGYDETLRFVASPLAAPGLIVVPSAKRGILVAVKPDSRGDITDKADRYLWKFDTTPDVPSPLAVGDYVYLCRENGNLICLDRKTGEELYEERTHRDRHRASPVFGDDKIYLTSRDGQVTVVKPGPKFEILAENKLDEEISASPAISGGRIYLRTFKALWAIGPQ; from the coding sequence ATGCCTTCTCGTATCCTGTTCAGCTCCCTGCTGACCGCCGCTGCCTGCCTAACAATCCTACTGACGCCGACTTTCGCGCAGGCCGAAAACTGGCCTGACTGGCGCGGTCCCAACAACGCCGGCATTAGCCACGAAAAGAACCTGCCCACGCAATGGTCGAAAGATCAGAACGTCGCGTGGCGCGTTGAACTGCCTGGCGCGGCCGGCGCGACTCCCGTGATTTGGGGTAACCATATCTTCTTGACTTCGGTCGAGGGGGACAATCTGGTCCTCCTCTGCTTAGACACCTCCGGCAAGCAGCTTTGGAAGAAAGCGGTCGGCAGCGGTAATCGCGTGGTGCGAAGCGACGAGGGGAACTCCGCTTCGCCTTCTCCAATCACCGATGGCAAGCATGTCTGGTGTTTCTTTACGACCGGCGATCTGGCCTGTTTTGACTTCGCCGGCAAAGAGATTTGGAAGACCAACGTCCAGGATCGCTTCGGCAAGTTTGATATTCAGTTTGGCATGACGTCGACTCCTGTTCTCGACAACGGCAAGCTTTACTTGCAATTGATCCATAGCGGCGGCGCCAAAGTTGTCGCACTCAATGCGGAGACCGGCGCCGAAGTATGGCAAGTCAAACGCAAGAGCGACGCCTACGCCGAATGCGAACATTCCTACGCATCGCCAATGATCTACGACGATGGACAACTGAAATTTCTCCTCACGCATGGCGCCGACTACTCGATCGCCTATGACTTGGAAAGCGGTAAAGAACTGTGGCGCGTCGGCGGATTGCATCCGCCGGCCGGCTATGACGAGACGCTCCGTTTTGTCGCTTCGCCGTTGGCCGCGCCCGGTTTGATTGTCGTGCCGTCGGCCAAACGCGGAATCCTCGTCGCGGTCAAACCCGACTCGCGCGGCGATATCACCGACAAAGCCGATCGTTACCTCTGGAAGTTCGACACGACGCCGGACGTCCCTTCGCCGCTAGCAGTGGGCGACTATGTTTATCTCTGCCGTGAAAACGGCAATCTGATTTGCCTGGATCGCAAAACCGGCGAGGAGTTATACGAAGAACGAACCCACCGAGACCGCCATCGCGCTTCTCCCGTTTTTGGCGACGACAAGATCTATCTCACTAGCCGCGACGGCCAAGTGACGGTGGTCAAACCAGGTCCCAAGTTCGAGATTCTGGCCGAAAACAAGCTTGACGAAGAAATTTCGGCATCCCCGGCGATCTCGGGGGGGCGGATTTATCTTCGCACGTTCAAGGCGCTTTGGGCGATCGGTCCTCAGTAG
- a CDS encoding ABC1 kinase family protein has product MRLSSIPQLYRNMNRGTEIFTVLSRYGLADWIHQLNLDFAKGILKAKDGELLSKYSREARIRMAISDLGPTFIKLGQILSTRPDIVGVELADELKKLQADVPADTFEAVKKTLETELCQPIESIFARFDVAPIASASIGQVHLAELLNGKTVVVKVQHAAIEKKVNEDLDILAGFASLAERLPEFAPYRPATTVAEFQRALRRELDYGREERNMLQFAAQYSDDKTVLIPAVYSEYCTSRVLTMEYVEGVKLSQREALEEMEVDFAEVARRGAELYVSMIFDHGFYHADPHPGNILVLPGDVIGLLDFGMVGRIDDRLREEMEDLLVGLTSGDADMLSSVIMRWGTLPKELDDNSLRREISDFIGDYAHRPLEKMNFGEVINDMFKIIRRYSIALPPQVAMLLKTMVMLDGTGRLLDPEFNLVQLLQKHRRRIMMKRFSPRRRLRKWTRFYREMERLAEVAPRRLSEMLEQVRTGRFDVHLDHRMLGPTVNRLVTGIVASSLFLGSALMLSMKVPPLMFHHPPRIEQSVDDSPESPTAPQPRLVEDNAYMGMRDISIMGMSGLIISFGISLRLLLAINKSGHLDRPE; this is encoded by the coding sequence ATGCGATTGTCCAGCATCCCCCAGCTTTACCGCAACATGAACCGCGGCACCGAGATATTCACGGTGCTCAGCCGGTATGGATTGGCCGATTGGATTCATCAATTGAATCTCGATTTTGCCAAGGGAATCTTGAAAGCGAAGGATGGTGAGCTGCTCTCGAAGTACTCGCGTGAAGCTCGCATCCGGATGGCGATCTCCGATCTGGGACCTACTTTCATCAAGCTGGGCCAGATTCTGAGCACGCGCCCCGATATCGTCGGCGTCGAATTGGCCGACGAACTGAAAAAGCTGCAGGCCGACGTTCCGGCCGATACGTTTGAAGCGGTCAAAAAAACGTTGGAGACCGAACTTTGTCAGCCGATCGAATCGATTTTCGCTCGCTTTGACGTCGCGCCGATCGCGTCGGCGTCGATCGGGCAGGTCCATTTGGCCGAACTGCTCAACGGCAAGACGGTCGTCGTAAAAGTGCAGCACGCCGCCATCGAAAAGAAGGTCAACGAAGATCTCGACATCTTGGCTGGCTTCGCATCGCTGGCCGAGCGCTTGCCAGAGTTCGCTCCTTATCGTCCCGCGACCACCGTCGCCGAGTTCCAACGCGCCTTGCGACGCGAGCTGGACTATGGCCGCGAAGAGCGGAACATGTTGCAGTTTGCGGCGCAGTATAGCGACGACAAAACGGTTTTGATTCCGGCCGTCTATTCCGAGTATTGCACCTCTCGCGTGCTGACCATGGAATACGTCGAAGGAGTCAAACTGTCGCAGCGCGAAGCGCTGGAGGAGATGGAGGTCGACTTCGCCGAGGTCGCGCGTCGCGGCGCCGAACTCTATGTCAGTATGATCTTCGACCACGGCTTTTATCATGCTGATCCCCATCCCGGTAACATCTTGGTGTTACCAGGCGACGTGATCGGCTTGCTCGATTTTGGGATGGTGGGTCGGATCGATGATCGTCTGCGGGAAGAGATGGAAGACTTGCTAGTTGGTCTGACCAGCGGCGACGCCGACATGCTGAGCAGCGTCATCATGCGGTGGGGAACCTTGCCGAAGGAATTGGATGATAACAGCCTGCGCCGCGAAATCTCGGATTTTATCGGCGACTACGCGCATCGTCCGCTCGAGAAGATGAACTTTGGCGAAGTGATCAACGACATGTTCAAGATCATCCGCCGTTATAGTATTGCCTTGCCGCCGCAGGTCGCGATGTTGTTAAAGACGATGGTGATGCTCGACGGCACCGGCAGACTGCTTGACCCCGAATTTAATCTTGTTCAGTTGCTGCAGAAGCATCGTCGCCGGATCATGATGAAGCGGTTCTCGCCGCGGCGCCGCTTGCGAAAGTGGACCCGATTTTATCGCGAGATGGAACGTCTGGCCGAAGTCGCTCCGCGGCGTTTGTCGGAGATGCTCGAGCAGGTTCGAACTGGCCGCTTTGATGTGCATCTGGATCACCGGATGTTGGGGCCGACCGTCAATCGGCTGGTGACCGGGATTGTCGCCAGCTCGCTCTTTCTTGGTTCGGCGCTGATGCTCAGCATGAAAGTGCCGCCGCTGATGTTTCACCATCCGCCGCGGATCGAGCAGTCGGTGGACGACTCGCCAGAATCACCGACCGCGCCGCAACCTCGGCTCGTGGAAGACAACGCCTACATGGGCATGCGCGATATCTCGATCATGGGCATGTCCGGCCTCATCATCAGCTTCGGCATCTCATTGCGCCTACTGCTGGCGATCAACAAGTCAGGGCACTTGGATCGGCCTGAGTAG
- a CDS encoding type II secretion system F family protein, whose product MLTYAYQARDSLGQVHEGAVDAGSPEEAQMMLHRDGMHVLSLEQEAEAGSLFPSRISKSDIIYFTNQLAVMVDTGINLSTAIESVSSQEKNEALKTLLVDIRRNVESGEDFSAALGKYPKHFNKTYISLVKASEQTGMLGEMLERIAAYMRNEVEIRNKVRAALAYPAVMVVLATAVTIFLLTYVLPKFTPLFERKGAKLPTPTIIMMAASDILLDYWWAWLTAIIAASVSFYFFRKTERGRKTIDGVKISLPILGPLLRKITIARSLSTLGTLVRADVPVLMSLELTADISQNYYYDKLWRNVIDSVTSGNQIHETLAKSKLIPPTVVQMISAGEETGRLEEVLNKISRHYDQEVDLSIKTATSLIEPLMITVMGAVVGGIAMALLLPIFSLSRNV is encoded by the coding sequence ATGTTGACTTACGCTTACCAAGCTCGCGATTCTCTCGGCCAGGTGCACGAAGGCGCCGTCGACGCCGGTTCGCCCGAAGAAGCGCAGATGATGCTGCACCGCGACGGGATGCATGTCTTGTCGCTTGAACAAGAAGCGGAAGCAGGCTCGCTCTTTCCATCTCGAATCAGCAAGTCGGACATCATCTATTTCACCAACCAGTTGGCGGTAATGGTCGATACCGGCATCAACCTTTCTACAGCGATCGAGTCCGTCTCGTCTCAAGAGAAGAACGAAGCGCTCAAGACGCTGCTGGTCGATATCCGCCGCAACGTCGAGTCAGGCGAAGACTTTTCGGCGGCATTAGGGAAGTATCCGAAGCATTTCAACAAGACCTATATCTCGCTGGTCAAAGCGAGCGAACAGACCGGCATGCTGGGCGAAATGCTCGAGCGAATCGCCGCTTACATGCGAAACGAGGTCGAGATTCGCAACAAGGTCCGCGCAGCGCTCGCCTATCCAGCGGTGATGGTCGTGCTCGCCACCGCGGTCACGATTTTTCTGCTGACCTATGTCCTTCCCAAGTTCACTCCGCTGTTTGAGCGCAAAGGAGCGAAGTTGCCGACGCCGACCATCATCATGATGGCCGCTTCCGACATCTTGCTCGACTATTGGTGGGCCTGGCTGACCGCGATCATCGCCGCTAGCGTTAGTTTTTACTTTTTCCGCAAGACGGAGCGCGGCCGCAAAACGATCGACGGCGTCAAGATTAGCCTGCCGATTCTCGGTCCGCTGCTGCGAAAAATCACCATCGCGCGCAGTCTCAGTACGCTGGGAACGTTGGTTCGTGCCGACGTGCCGGTGCTGATGTCGCTCGAACTGACGGCCGATATCAGCCAAAACTATTACTACGACAAGCTCTGGCGGAACGTGATCGACTCGGTTACGTCCGGGAATCAAATCCATGAGACGCTCGCCAAAAGTAAGTTGATTCCGCCGACCGTCGTCCAAATGATCTCGGCCGGTGAAGAAACGGGACGTCTGGAAGAAGTCCTCAACAAGATTAGTCGGCACTACGACCAAGAGGTCGACCTGTCCATCAAAACGGCGACTAGCCTGATCGAACCGTTGATGATCACCGTCATGGGCGCAGTGGTCGGCGGCATCGCAATGGCGTTGTTGTTACCCATCTTCTCGCTATCACGGAACGTCTAG